Genomic DNA from Cupriavidus pauculus:
CCGCGCCGCCGTTCTCCAGAAAATCCGTGAGGCTCACGCCCAGCGCATTGGCCAGCCGCCACAACACAGCCACGGTCGGGTTGGCGAGGTTCCGTTCGATCTGCGACAGCATAGACTTGGAGACACCGGCGCGGCGCGACAGCTCGTCCAGCGACAACTGCTGGCTCTGGCGTAGCGACTGCAGCGCGGTGCCGACTGCCGGCGGGCCGTCGGATGAGGCGGAGGGGGGAAGCTGGGGAGGTTGCGCGGCCACTTTTCGTTCTGTATAGTGCACGAATTGTTCGTTATATGAAACTCGTTCGATTTATCGATCGAGTGACCCAGACACTACCACCGGGAGTCAGCGCATGTCGAGTGCAGAGGCTTTCTACGCGTCCGTCCGCGCGGAACTGGACGCCATCCGCGAGGCGGGACTCTACAAGTCCGAGCGCATCATCGCCACGCCGCAGGGCGCCGTCGTGCGCACCGCCGACCAGCGCGAGGTCATCAACCTGTGCGCGAACAACTATCTGGGCCTGTCGTCCGACCCGCGCGTGCTGGAAGCGGCACACGAAGCACTGCGCACGCATGGGTACGGGATGAGTTCGGTGCGCTTTATCTGCGGCACGCAGGATGTGCACAAGGAACTGGAGGCGCGGCTTGCGCGCTTTCTGGGCACCGAAGACACGATCCTTTACGGTTCGGCGTTCGATGCCAATGGCGGGCTGTTCGAGACCCTGCTCGGCGCGGAAGACGCCGTTATCAGCGACGCGCTGAACCATGCGTCGATCATCGACGGCATCCGGCTGTCGAAGGCGCGCCGCTATCGCTACGACCATAACGACCTCGACGACCTGCGCACGCAACTCGCGCAGGCGGCGGCCGACGGCGCGCGGCACAAGCTCGTGTTCACGGACGGCGTGTTCTCGATGGACGGCACGGTGGCACGGCTCGACGAGATCCGCGCGATCTGCGACGAGTATGGCGCGCTGCTCGGCATCGACGAATGCCATGCCAGCGGCTTCATGGGCGCACGCGGGCGCGGCACGCACGAGGCGCGCGGCGTCTTTGGCAAGATCGACATCATCACGGGCACGCTGGGCAAGGCGCTGGGCGGCGCGTCGGGCGGCTTCACCAGCGGCCGGCGGGAAGTCGTGGAGTTGCTGCGGCAGCGTTCGCGGCCCTATCTGTTCTCCAATACCGTGGCGCCGGCGATCGTGGGCGGCAGCCTGAAGGTGCTCGACATCCTGGAAGCGAGCACCGAGCTGCGCGACCGGCTCGAACGCAATACCGCGTTCTTCCGCGCGGGCCTCGGCAAGCTCGGGTTCGATATCAAGCCTGGCGACCATCCGATCATCCCGATCATGGTGTACGACGCGGAACGCGCGCAGGCGCTGGCCCAGCGGCTGCTGGAACTGGGCGTGTACGTGGTCGGCTTCTTCTTCCCGGTGGTGCCGCGGGGCCAGGCGCGCATTCGCGTGCAGATGAGCGCCAGCCATGACGAGGCCACGCTGCAGCGCGCGCTCGACGCGTTTGCGCAAGCCGGACGCGAGCTGGAGCTGATCTGATGCCGAATGTTCCACCCAGGATCCTGATCATCGGCGCGAACGGGCAGCTCGGTTCCGAACTGGCGACCGCGCTGGCGGAACGCCATGGCCGTGAGAACGTGATTACCTCGGACGTGGTGCCCACGGGCCGCCATCTCCATCTGACGCACGAGATGCTCAACGTGACCGACCGGGGCGAGCTGCTCACGGTGGTCGAGCGCCACGGCATCACGCAGATCTACCTGCTCGCGGCGGCGCTGTCGGCCACGGGGGAGAAGGCGCCGCAGTGGGCGTGGAACCTCAATATGAACGGGCTGCTGAACGTGCTGGAGCTGGCGCGCCAGCATGGCATCGAGCGCGTGTTCTGGCCCAGTTCCATCGCCGCGTTCGGCCCAACCACGCCCGCGGTCGACACGCCGCAGAAGACCGTGATGGAGCCGACGACCGTGTACGGCATCTCCAAGCTGGCCGGGGAAGGGTGGTGCCGCTGGTATTTCGAGAACCACGGCGTCGATGTCCGCAGCGTGCGCTACCCGGGCCTGATCTCCCACAAGACGCCACCCGGCGGCGGTACCACGGACTACGCCGTCGATATCTTCCATTCGGCGGTCAAGGGCGAGCCGTACACGTGCTTCCTGGAGCCCGATGCGCGCCTGCCGATGATGTATATGCCCGACGCCATCCGTGCCACGCTGGAACTCATGGAGGCGCCGCGCGAGGCCGTGCGCGAGCGCGGCAGCTACAACCTCGCTGGCATGAGCTTCACGCCCGCCGAGATCGCGGCCGCCATCCAGGCGCGCGAGCCGGGCTTCGAGATCCGCTACGCGCCCGATTACCGGCAGGCGATCGCCTCGGGCTGGCCCGACTCGATCGACGACAGCGCGGCGCGCGCGGACTGGGGCTGGCAGCCGGAATTCAGTCTGGATGCGATGGTCGAGGACATGCTGCGCAGCTTGCGGACGTAGTTCCCGCGATTTGACTAACCTGAAAGGGCGGCCACTGTAGCCGCCCTTTTTTTCGGCATCTGTGTTTCGCGGACAGGCGTTTGTGCGCCCAAAATGCATCGTCAGGCGAACCATCGATCTATATGCATTCAAACTATTCCATATGAAATAGTTTGCATTCTAATAATGTTGCGCCTATCATTCTGCCCATGAAACAGATAGACGCCCTTCGCTTCGCCTTCACCGGACAGCTCATGCTGGCCGGCCGACAATGGCGACAGATCAGCCACCACGCGCTGGCCCATCACAGCGTGTCGGCGGCCGCGGCCGCGCCGCTCCTGTTTATTCGCCGCCTCGGCGGTGGCGTCCGGCAGGTGACGCTGGCCGACTACGTGGGCGTCGAGGGGGCCACCCTCGTGCGGCTCGTGGATCAGCTCTGCGCGGCGGGGCTGGCCAGGCGCGAGGTCGATCCGCACGATCGCCGTGCCAACAGCCTCTCGCTCACGGAAGCGGGCGACGCCGCCGCCATCGAGATCGAGGAAGCCCTGCGCAACCTGCGCGCCGAGGTCTTCGCGGACATCAGCGCCGAAGACATGGCCGCGACGCTGCGCGTGCTCGAGGCCCTTGCACGCGCAGCGGCGGCGGCCGGCGGCACGGGCAAGGCGGAGGCCTGAGCGTCATGCCGAACTGGCCTTCCGCGCGCGACTGGCTGTTCTCCGTCAAGGCGTTCATCGCCTCGATGCTCGCGCTCTGGATTGCGCTCTATATGGGATTGCCGCGTCCGTACTGGGCGATGGCGACCGTCTACGTCGTCGCGCATCCGCTGACCGGCGCCACGCGTTCGAAGGCGCTGTACCGCGTGCTCGGCACGCTGATCGGCGCGGCCGCGGCGGTAGCGTTCGTGCCGATGCTCGTCAATGCGCCGCCGCTGCTGATGGCGGTGGTATCGCTGTGGGCGGGCGCGTTGCTGTATCTCGCGCTCATGGATCGCACGCCGCGCAGCTATGTCTTCATGCTCGCGGCCTATACGCTGGCGCTTATCGCGCTGCCGACCGTCGACAATCCGTCCGGTATCTTCGACGTGGCCATCGCGCGTTCCGAGGAAATCTGCATCGGTATCGTCTGCGCGAGCGTCGTCGGCGCGGTGCTGTTCCCGACCAGCGTGACGGCCGTGCTCGGCGATCGCACGCGGCAGTGGATGACCGATGCCGCGGTGTGGGCGACCGATATGCTCTCCGCTAACCCGCAGGCACGCGCCACGCGCCACAAGAGCCGGCACAAGCTTGCCGCCGACATCCTTGCGCTCGACCAGTTGATCAGCCAGCTGTCCTATGACACCGACTCGGCCGGCCGCGTGCGCGCGGCGCGCGAACTGCGCGGCCGCATGACGATGCTGCTGCCCGTGCTGTCGTCGCTGGCCGCGATCGTCGAGTCGATGCAGGCGCATCGCGGCGTGCCGGAAGCGCTGGCCGCGCGCATGCGCGCGGTGTCGGACTGGATTCAGGCCGGTGCGCCCGCGCCGGCACCGACGATCGGTGACCTGTCTGGCGACCTGTCCGGCGACCGGTCCGGTGACCTGTCCGCGGGCAGGCGGGCCGCCGTGGCGGCCGATCAGGCAGCGGCCATCCCCGCCGATACGACCGCCGTGCAACCGGCATCCGCGCCCGACGCGGTCGATCCGCGCGACGCCGACAACTGGGACGCCGCGATGCTGACCGCCGCGACCGATCGCCTCCAGCAGATGGTCGCCCTGTGGCAGGACTGCGTGTCGCTGCGCAATGCGATCTGCCGCCGCGACAAGGGCGCCTATGAACCGATGGCCGGCTGGGTGCCCGCGTTCCGCCGCTGGGAAGTGGGCGGCGCGCGCCACTACGACCACGGCATGCTGTTGTTTTCCACGGGCACGATCGCGCTCGGCATCTTCCTGATGGGGATGATCTGGATCTGGAGCGGCTGGTCCGATGGCGCGGGCGCCGTGGCGCTCGGCGCGGTGGCATGCTGCTTCTTCGCGGCGGCCGATGAGCCCGCGCCGATGATTCAGAGCTTCTTCAACGCGAACGTCGCCGCGGTGGTGATGGCGATGGTGCTGCTGTTCGCGGTGCTGCCCATCGCCCAGAACTACGAACTGCTCGTGATCTCTTTCGCGATTCCGTTCCTTGGCATCGGGCTGCTGATCGCGCAGCCGCGTTTCGCGCCGATCGGCCTTGCGCTAGGCGTGGTGACCGCGACCGACATCGGCGTCCAGGGCGCGTACAGCGCCAACTTCACGACGTTCTTCAACGGCAATATCGCGGGTATCGCAGGCATTCTGTTCGCACTGCTATGGACGCTGACGGTGCGCCCGTTCGGGACGCAGGCCGCGGTGCGCCGGCTGGTGCGCGCGAGCTGGCGCGATATCGCCGATCATGCGAACGACGGCGATCCGGGCAGGCAGACGCTGCAACACACGCAGTTTCGCGCGCGCATGCTGGACCGCGTGTCGCAGCTCGTGCCGCGCCTTGCGGCCAGCGCCAGCGAGGTGTCCTCGGACGGCTTCAACGAAGTGCGTGTGGAGCTCAGCACGCTCGCGCTCCAGCGCGAATTGCCGAATCTCGAACCGAGCCAGCAGCATGCGGTGCGCCGCGTGTTGCGCAGTGTCGCCGGCTATTACGAAGCGCGGCTCAAGGGCAAGCTCGAGGCGCCGCCCCCCGCGCTCTGCACGCGCCTGTCGCGCGCGCAATCGCTGGTGCGCTCGCCCATCGCGTTGTCCGCGCTCGTCGAGATGCATGTGTCGATGTTCCCGCCGGCGGTATTGCCGGCTCCCATACCCGTAAAGCCATGACCCCCGGTGAAATCAATGTCTACGGTGTGTTCGTGCCCGTCCTGCTCCTATGGATGCTCGTCGCGTTCGCGCTCATGTCGGTGGTGCGCGCCGTGTTCGTGCGCGTGGGCTTCTACCGGCTCGTGTGGCACAGGTCCCTGTTCAATCTTGCTCTCTACGTGATCATCCTGGGTGGGGTGGTCTATTTTGCGCCCTCGTTTGCGCCGCTGTTCTCATCATGAAACTAAAAATATCTTCCATCGGGCCGGTTGTGCTCACGTTGGCCGTGGTCGCGGTCGGCGCGGTCGTCGTCAAGCATCTGTGGGACTACTACACGGTGGCCCCCTGGACGCGGGACGGTCATATCCGCGCGGACATCGTGCAGGTGGCGCCCGACGTGTCGGGGCTGATCACGCGCGTCAACGTCAAGGACAACCAGCGCGTGAAGCAGGGCGAGGTGCTGTTCGAGATCGATACCGATCGCTATGCGCTGGCGCTGCAACAGGCGCAGGCCACGGCC
This window encodes:
- the kbl gene encoding glycine C-acetyltransferase: MSSAEAFYASVRAELDAIREAGLYKSERIIATPQGAVVRTADQREVINLCANNYLGLSSDPRVLEAAHEALRTHGYGMSSVRFICGTQDVHKELEARLARFLGTEDTILYGSAFDANGGLFETLLGAEDAVISDALNHASIIDGIRLSKARRYRYDHNDLDDLRTQLAQAAADGARHKLVFTDGVFSMDGTVARLDEIRAICDEYGALLGIDECHASGFMGARGRGTHEARGVFGKIDIITGTLGKALGGASGGFTSGRREVVELLRQRSRPYLFSNTVAPAIVGGSLKVLDILEASTELRDRLERNTAFFRAGLGKLGFDIKPGDHPIIPIMVYDAERAQALAQRLLELGVYVVGFFFPVVPRGQARIRVQMSASHDEATLQRALDAFAQAGRELELI
- a CDS encoding NAD-dependent epimerase/dehydratase family protein: MPNVPPRILIIGANGQLGSELATALAERHGRENVITSDVVPTGRHLHLTHEMLNVTDRGELLTVVERHGITQIYLLAAALSATGEKAPQWAWNLNMNGLLNVLELARQHGIERVFWPSSIAAFGPTTPAVDTPQKTVMEPTTVYGISKLAGEGWCRWYFENHGVDVRSVRYPGLISHKTPPGGGTTDYAVDIFHSAVKGEPYTCFLEPDARLPMMYMPDAIRATLELMEAPREAVRERGSYNLAGMSFTPAEIAAAIQAREPGFEIRYAPDYRQAIASGWPDSIDDSAARADWGWQPEFSLDAMVEDMLRSLRT
- a CDS encoding MarR family winged helix-turn-helix transcriptional regulator yields the protein MKQIDALRFAFTGQLMLAGRQWRQISHHALAHHSVSAAAAAPLLFIRRLGGGVRQVTLADYVGVEGATLVRLVDQLCAAGLARREVDPHDRRANSLSLTEAGDAAAIEIEEALRNLRAEVFADISAEDMAATLRVLEALARAAAAAGGTGKAEA
- a CDS encoding FUSC family protein, with translation MPNWPSARDWLFSVKAFIASMLALWIALYMGLPRPYWAMATVYVVAHPLTGATRSKALYRVLGTLIGAAAAVAFVPMLVNAPPLLMAVVSLWAGALLYLALMDRTPRSYVFMLAAYTLALIALPTVDNPSGIFDVAIARSEEICIGIVCASVVGAVLFPTSVTAVLGDRTRQWMTDAAVWATDMLSANPQARATRHKSRHKLAADILALDQLISQLSYDTDSAGRVRAARELRGRMTMLLPVLSSLAAIVESMQAHRGVPEALAARMRAVSDWIQAGAPAPAPTIGDLSGDLSGDRSGDLSAGRRAAVAADQAAAIPADTTAVQPASAPDAVDPRDADNWDAAMLTAATDRLQQMVALWQDCVSLRNAICRRDKGAYEPMAGWVPAFRRWEVGGARHYDHGMLLFSTGTIALGIFLMGMIWIWSGWSDGAGAVALGAVACCFFAAADEPAPMIQSFFNANVAAVVMAMVLLFAVLPIAQNYELLVISFAIPFLGIGLLIAQPRFAPIGLALGVVTATDIGVQGAYSANFTTFFNGNIAGIAGILFALLWTLTVRPFGTQAAVRRLVRASWRDIADHANDGDPGRQTLQHTQFRARMLDRVSQLVPRLAASASEVSSDGFNEVRVELSTLALQRELPNLEPSQQHAVRRVLRSVAGYYEARLKGKLEAPPPALCTRLSRAQSLVRSPIALSALVEMHVSMFPPAVLPAPIPVKP
- a CDS encoding DUF1656 domain-containing protein; translation: MTPGEINVYGVFVPVLLLWMLVAFALMSVVRAVFVRVGFYRLVWHRSLFNLALYVIILGGVVYFAPSFAPLFSS